The Saccharothrix violaceirubra genome segment GAACGGCCTCGGCCTGAACCTCGACGACCTGCCGCTGGACGTGTTCGACCTGGCCGACGGCGACCTGTCGGTCGAGTCGTTGACCGCGGGCCACGGCATGCCCGAGGTCGGCGCGTCCTGCAACTGCTTCTGCTACATCTGCTGCTCCTGCAGCCCGTCCGCGTAATCGCACCGGACCGGGGAGGCGTCGTCGGGCCGTTCGCCCGGCGGCGCCGCCGCGGTCGACGACACGGATGGGAACACCGTGG includes the following:
- a CDS encoding thiomuracin/GE37468 family thiazolyl RiPP peptide, with the translated sequence MKNENGLGLNLDDLPLDVFDLADGDLSVESLTAGHGMPEVGASCNCFCYICCSCSPSA